The following are from one region of the Pseudazoarcus pumilus genome:
- a CDS encoding murein hydrolase activator EnvC family protein, with protein MSALGRSLFLTAMLLLGAALSAPAAFAQADPVERRRADLDEVQRRIQELESAIAATQSEHAAASRGLAEAEAAVSAARRKLRDVLARRKAAEEKLAEHEAERERVGARIESRREELAALLRRHYMQGGSDVAPFLSGRDPNQIARDAHYLEHLGRARMELIAALRRDLAEQERLIVEARAQRERIAALEAEQRREQRALEKVLALRAKTAAELSGRLHGQERAIEALRENEQQLARVVELMVRRNEQARRAPAPPTPASPPVTRIDTGPLAESTPAGTPFAKLRGRLGFPVRGELAGRFGAPRPDGGTRWRGLFIRANAGEQVRAVAAGEVVFSEWMRGYGNLVIVDHGNEYMSIYANNDALLRVVGERVAGGTPIASVGASGGAWESGLYFEIRHRGEPVDPLRWIRRR; from the coding sequence GTGTCTGCATTGGGGCGCTCCCTGTTCCTGACTGCGATGCTGCTGTTGGGGGCAGCGCTGTCGGCGCCCGCAGCGTTCGCGCAGGCCGACCCGGTCGAGCGGCGACGCGCCGATCTGGATGAGGTGCAGCGCCGCATTCAGGAGCTGGAGTCGGCGATCGCGGCCACGCAGTCCGAGCATGCCGCCGCTTCGCGCGGGCTGGCCGAGGCCGAGGCCGCGGTGTCGGCAGCGCGACGCAAGCTGCGCGACGTGCTCGCCCGGCGCAAGGCGGCCGAGGAGAAGCTGGCCGAGCACGAAGCCGAGCGCGAACGTGTCGGCGCGCGCATCGAGTCGCGGCGCGAAGAGCTGGCCGCCCTGCTGCGGCGCCACTACATGCAGGGTGGCAGCGATGTCGCTCCGTTCCTGTCGGGGCGGGATCCCAACCAGATCGCGCGCGACGCCCATTATCTGGAGCATCTGGGGCGCGCGCGCATGGAACTGATCGCCGCCCTGCGCCGCGATCTTGCCGAGCAGGAACGGCTGATCGTCGAGGCCCGGGCGCAGCGCGAGCGCATCGCCGCGCTCGAGGCCGAGCAACGTCGCGAGCAGCGCGCACTCGAGAAGGTGCTGGCGCTGCGGGCGAAGACTGCGGCGGAGCTGTCCGGGCGGCTGCACGGCCAGGAGCGCGCGATCGAGGCGCTGCGCGAAAACGAGCAGCAACTGGCGCGCGTGGTGGAACTGATGGTGCGCCGCAATGAACAGGCGCGTCGCGCGCCGGCGCCGCCAACGCCGGCTTCCCCGCCGGTCACGCGCATCGATACCGGGCCGCTGGCCGAGTCCACGCCGGCCGGCACGCCGTTCGCCAAGTTGCGCGGGCGTCTGGGATTTCCGGTGCGCGGCGAACTTGCGGGGCGCTTCGGTGCTCCAAGGCCTGATGGAGGCACGCGCTGGCGCGGCCTGTTCATCCGTGCCAATGCCGGCGAACAGGTGCGGGCGGTCGCGGCCGGGGAGGTGGTCTTCTCGGAGTGGATGCGCGGCTACGGGAATCTTGTCATCGTCGACCACGGAAACGAATACATGAGCATCTACGCGAACAACGACGCGCTGCTGCGCGTGGTCGGAGAGCGCGTCGCCGGCGGAACCCCGATCGCCAGCGTCGGGGCCAGCGGAGGCGCCTGGGAATCGGGCTTATACTTTGAAATCCGGCATCGCGGAGAGCCGGTGGATCCGCTGCGGTGGATTCGCCGCCGTTGA
- a CDS encoding S41 family peptidase, whose translation MRSKFQKLGLILTGLVAGVLISLNFSAVADRTAPAPLPVEELRAFADVFNAIKQGYVEPVEDKTLINHAISGMLSNLDPHSAYLDAEAFKELREGTQGEFGGLGIEVGMEDGFVKVVSPIEDTPAFRAGIEAGDLIVKLDDTPVKGMTLSDAVKRMRGKPGTTITLTIMRKGESTPIVERITREVIRVQSVRSKLVEPGFGYLRVAQFQENTAASVVEHLTRLTEDGPLTGLVLDLRNDPGGLLHGAVGVSAAFLPRDTLVVSTDGRAPDARREYFASPDDYLRGRRDDFMSALPAFAREVPMVVLVNAGSASASEIVAGALQDHGRAKVVGTQTFGKGSVQTILPLNSQSAIKLTTARYYTPSGRSIQAKGIEPDILVEESENGSARRVREADLVGHLIGADELKQDEVPAGEVSAEEGAERPSTPRFELGGEDDYQLAQAIRLLKGEQIVQNAGK comes from the coding sequence ATGCGCAGCAAGTTTCAGAAACTCGGCTTGATCCTCACCGGCCTGGTGGCCGGTGTGCTGATCAGCCTCAACTTTTCGGCCGTTGCCGACCGCACGGCGCCGGCGCCACTGCCGGTCGAGGAGCTGCGCGCGTTCGCCGACGTGTTCAACGCGATCAAGCAAGGCTATGTCGAGCCGGTCGAGGACAAGACGTTGATCAATCACGCGATCAGCGGGATGCTCAGCAATCTCGATCCGCACTCTGCCTATCTCGACGCGGAGGCCTTCAAGGAACTGCGCGAGGGCACGCAGGGCGAGTTCGGCGGCCTGGGCATCGAGGTTGGCATGGAAGACGGCTTCGTCAAGGTCGTCTCGCCCATCGAGGACACGCCGGCCTTTCGTGCCGGCATCGAGGCCGGCGACCTGATCGTCAAGCTCGACGACACCCCGGTCAAGGGCATGACGCTGTCCGATGCGGTCAAGCGCATGCGCGGCAAGCCGGGCACCACGATCACGCTGACCATCATGCGCAAGGGCGAGTCCACGCCCATCGTCGAGCGCATCACGCGCGAGGTCATCCGCGTGCAGTCGGTGCGTTCCAAGCTCGTCGAACCCGGCTTCGGTTACCTGCGCGTGGCGCAGTTCCAGGAGAACACCGCGGCCTCGGTCGTCGAGCATCTGACGCGCCTCACCGAGGATGGTCCGCTGACCGGTCTGGTGCTGGATCTGCGCAACGATCCGGGCGGTCTGCTGCACGGCGCCGTGGGCGTGTCGGCGGCCTTCCTGCCGCGCGACACGCTGGTGGTGTCCACCGACGGACGCGCGCCCGACGCGCGCCGCGAGTACTTCGCCAGTCCCGATGACTACCTGCGCGGACGTCGTGACGACTTCATGAGCGCGCTGCCTGCCTTCGCGCGCGAGGTGCCGATGGTGGTGCTGGTCAACGCCGGCAGTGCCTCGGCCAGCGAGATCGTCGCCGGTGCGCTGCAGGATCATGGCCGTGCCAAGGTGGTCGGTACGCAGACTTTCGGCAAGGGCTCGGTGCAGACCATCCTGCCGCTCAACAGCCAGTCGGCGATCAAGCTGACGACGGCGCGCTACTACACGCCCAGCGGCCGTTCGATCCAGGCCAAGGGCATCGAGCCGGACATCCTCGTCGAGGAGAGCGAGAACGGTTCGGCGCGTCGCGTGCGCGAGGCCGACCTGGTCGGTCACCTGATCGGCGCCGACGAGCTCAAGCAGGATGAGGTGCCCGCGGGCGAGGTGTCGGCCGAGGAAGGTGCGGAGCGCCCGTCCACGCCGCGCTTCGAACTCGGTGGCGAGGACGATTACCAGCTTGCCCAGGCCATCAGGCTTCTCAAGGGAGAGCAGATCGTCCAGAATGCAGGCAAGTAG